The Castanea sativa cultivar Marrone di Chiusa Pesio chromosome 11, ASM4071231v1 genome contains a region encoding:
- the LOC142615650 gene encoding cytochrome b5 domain-containing protein RLF, which produces MDNDNDFTFCQVSSPSDQEDHETKKLVSDVRGITIEDEFSNGSNSSQSSGFLWNEAPKNTASKRQDKVGSLSFNVIDTSSPKQSSEQSSELSRPVASGGTGDSVNKIQERTVSRKPAPRAKVPFEKGYSQMDWLKLTRTYPDLADLKGQSNKRLISMNEVKQHQKEGSMWTVLKGRVYNISPYMRFHPGGVDMLMQAVGKDCTSLFNKYHAWVNAEFLLEKCLVGTLDDSK; this is translated from the exons ATGGACAATGATAATGATTTTACATTTTGTCAG GTTAGCTCACCTTCCGACCAAGAAGATCATGAGACAAAGAAGCTTGTGTCGGATGTTCGTGGTATTACTATAGAAGATGAATTCTCAAATGGCAGCAATAGTAGTCAGAGTAGTGGTTTTCTGTGGAATGAAGCTCCAAAAAATACTGCCTCTAAGAGGCAGGATAAAGTTGGTTCTCTTTCTTTCAATGTTATTGATACGTCCTCTCCAAAACAGTCAAGTGAACAGTCAAGTGAACTGTCAAGACCAGTAGCATCAGGAGGCACTGGAGATTCTGTCAACAAAATTCAGGAACGGACTGTTTCAAGGAAGCCTGCACCTCGAGCCAAGGTTCCTTTTGAGAAAGGATATAGCCAAATGGACTGGCTTAAGCTTACGCGAACGTATCCTGACCTCGCAG ATTTAAAGGGACAGTCAAATAAGAGGCTCATTTCTATGAATGAAGTTAAACAACATCAGAAAGAAGGTTCCATGTGGACTGTATTAAAGGGTCGTGTGTACAATATATCTCCATACATGAGATTTCATCCTGGAG gtgttgatATGCTGATGCAGGCAGTGGGAAAAGACTGTACATCCTTATTCA ATAAATACCATGCTTGGGTGAATGCTGAATTTTTACTAGAGAAGTGCCTTGTGGGTACTTTAGATGATAGCAAGTGA
- the LOC142615649 gene encoding protein TEEBE: MEMSLSITLLLASFFLLLTSAAFAATSLDGLVGNGNFEEQPKSTDLKKTVLIGKYALPKWEINGLVEYISGGPQPGGMYFAVAHGVHAVRLGNEASISQSIKVKPGSLYALTFGASRTCAQEEVLRISVPPQKGDLPLQTLYSSNGGDTYAWGFIATSNVANLTFHNPGVQEDPACGPLLDAVAIKELFPPRPTRDNLVKNPGFEEGPHRLINSTNGVLLPPKQEDLTSPLPGWMIESLKAVKFIDSKHFNVPFGLAAVELVAGRESAIAQVLRTVPNKFYNLTFTVGDAKNGCHGSMMVEAFAAKDTLKVPFKSEGKGRFKTASFKFKALSPRTRITFYSSFYHTRIDDFGSLCGPVLDQVRVLPIA; this comes from the exons ATGGAAATGTCACTGAGTATCACACTTTTGCTTGCTTCCTTCTTCTTGTTGCTCACTAGTGCTGCTTTTGCAGCTACAAGTTTGGACG GATTGGTAGGAAATGGTAACTTTGAAGAGCAACCAAAATCCACTGACCTCAAGAAAACAGTACTCATAGGAAAATATGCACTGCCCAAATGGGAAATCAATGGCTTGGTGGAATACATCTCTGGGGGGCCACAGCCTGGGGGCATGTACTTTGCTGTGGCACATGGTGTCCATGCTGTAAGGCTTGGCAATGAGGCCTCAATCTCTCAGAGTATCAAAGTTAAACCAGGCTCCCTGTATGCTTTAACCTTTGGGGCATCAAGAACATGTGCACAAGAAGAGGTTTTGAGGATCTCAGTGCCTCCTCAGAAAGGAGACCTTCCTTTGCAGACACTCTACAGCAGTAATGGAGGTGATACTTATGCTTGGGGATTCATTGCCACTTCTAATGTTGCTAACTTGACATTCCACAATCCTGGGGTTCAAGAGGACCCTGCTTGTGGACCACTCTTGGACGCAGTTGCTATCAAGGAGCTCTTTCCTCCAAGGCCCACAAGAG ATAACTTGGTGAAGAATCCAGGCTTTGAAGAGGGTCCCCATCGTTTAATAAACTCCACCAATGGTGTCCTCCTCCCTCCAAAGCAAGAAGATCTCACATCCCCACTGCCTGGTTGGATGATTGAATCCCTTAAAGCCGTGAAGTTCATAGACTCAAAGCACTTCAACGTCCCTTTTGGACTCGCTGCAGTTGAGCTTGTTGCAGGTAGAGAAAGTGCCATTGCCCAGGTTCTCAGAACAGTTCCCAACAAGTTCTACAATCTTACATTCACTGTTGGTGATGCAAAGAATGGTTGCCATGGATCAATGATGGTTGAAGCATTTGCTGCTAAAGACACCTTAAAAGTACCCTTCAAATCTGAAGGCAAGGGCAGGTTCAAGACAGCCAGCTTCAAGTTCAAAGCACTGTCACCCAGGACCAGAATCACATTCTACAGCTCTTTCTACCATACTAGAATTGATGATTTTGGATCTCTTTGTGGCCCTGTGCTTGATCAAGTCCGGGTTTTGCCAATAGCTTAG